The following coding sequences lie in one Rutidosis leptorrhynchoides isolate AG116_Rl617_1_P2 chromosome 4, CSIRO_AGI_Rlap_v1, whole genome shotgun sequence genomic window:
- the LOC139841125 gene encoding uncharacterized protein has protein sequence MAAVFEPTPLNLLTIDVNGAVVRVKVFVTWKKTYFNNPNSAMSLEMILVDAQGNKIRASVPKRWISFYEPTFVEGKYLELSNFGVVDSDDKVKLIPNALKISIFRSTTITVCPLFDIATEGFSPVHFQELLEWRFSKDAVFVVLQLGALWAHHATRVFEYVSARKNDIDSIVLLMHNCKLREWQGVPQVSNQLWGCRVYINDDIPAINRFKAE, from the exons atGGCTGCAGTTTTTGAACCTACTCCTTTGAACTTATTGACAATTGATGTTAATGGTGCTGTTGTTAGGGTTAAGGTTTTTGTCACATGGAAAAAAACCTATTTCAATAACCCCAACTCAGCAATGTCATTGGAGATGATTCTAGTCGATGCTCAG GGCAATAAAATTCGAGCTTCTGTACCGAAGAGGTGGATTTCGTTTTATGAGCCGACTTTCGTTGAGGGCAAGTATCTGGAATTGTCCAACTTTGGGGTTGTTGACTCTGATGATAAGGTGAAGTTAATACCTAATGCACTTAAGATAAGCATCTTTAGATCGACTACTATTACTGTGTGTCCTTTGTTCGACATTGCAACCGAGGGCTTCAGCCCGGTTCATTTTCAAGAGCTGTTGGAGTGGAGATTTTCAAAAGATGCAGTATTTG TGGTATTGCAATTAGGTGCCTTATGGGCTCACCATGCAACTAGAGTTTTTGAGTACGTGTCTGCTAGAAAGAATGATATCGACTCCATTGTTCTACTTATGCACAATTGTAAATTAAGAGAGTGGCAAG GTGTTCCACAAGTGAGTAACCAGCTCTGGGGTTGTCGTGTGTATATTAACGATGATATACCTGCTATCAACCGCTTTAAGGCTGAGTAA